The Asterias amurensis chromosome 21, ASM3211899v1 genome has a segment encoding these proteins:
- the LOC139953041 gene encoding NAD(P)H pyrophosphatase NUDT13, mitochondrial-like yields the protein MIVLQRTLFCLRWVGKHVPLPTTFAPSSAATAATGRFRISTSVIAATSKIDFSSNHGFLPSCSNTSIVRRHSSSSTFVQGMRHLQKLKEDQDEDFCRESWASGRFLVLYDMKPVLKHLEDGKQWGIAWSYVNDLCDILQEAHQSTVEESIVLNCTSSDTSGPAKFAFNIPAKTDPEHKRGIEEALGGFAVSERKAFFVVSREDARILSQCFALLQWHSKNGFCSNCGSKTKKDPPGAKRVCPNCEVIHYPAVSPVAIVLVTNGDRCLVVRQKKFPPAMYSAIAGFCEPGEALEATVKREIAEEVGLEVEDVTFFSSQPWAFPSSTLMLGCHAHVKQGTTDEVNLDEAELEGSRWLHRDEVKAILKENTPGRGDGVWFPPSRAIAHHLLKSWASQQ from the exons ATGATTGTGCTTCAAAGAACCTTATTTTGCCTGAGATGGGTGGGCAAACACGTGCCCCTACCAACGACGTTTGCGCCGTCGTCAGCAGCGACAGCAGCAACGGGTAGATTTAGAATATCAACATCAGTCATTGCAGCAACTAGCAAAATTGACTTTTCTTCGAACCATGGATTCCTTCCTTCATGTTCGAACACATCAATCGTGAGAAGACATTCTTCTTCATCGACTTTTGTACAAGGAATGAGACATTTACAGAAACTCAAAGAAGATCAAGATGAAGACTTTTGCAGAGAGTCGTGGGCAAGCGGAAGATTTTTAGTTCTGTACGACATGAAACCTGTACTTAAACACTTGGAAGATGGAAAACAGTGGGGAATAGCATGGAGTTATGTAAATG atcTTTGTGATATTCTTCAAGAGGCCCACCAAAGCACAGTGGAAGAGTCGATCGTCTTAAATTGTACTAGTTCTGACACCAGTGGCCCAGCCAAGTTTGCGTTCAACATTCCTGCCAAGACGGATCCAGAGCATAAGAGGGGAATTGAAGAAGCCTTGGGAGGTTTTGCAGTCAGTGAAAGGAAAGCGTTCTTTGTTGTATCGAGGGAAGATGCTAGGATTTTATCTCAG tgTTTCGCACTTCTTCAATGGCATTCCAAGAATGGGTTTTGCTCCAACTGTGGCAGTAAGACGAAAAAAGACCCCCCTGGTGCAAAGAGGGTTTGTCCAAATTGTGAAGTCATTCACTACCCAGCA gtGAGCCCAGTTGCTATTGTATTGGTAACCAATGGAGACAGATGTCTCGTTGTACGACAGAAGAAGTTTCCACCGGCCATGTATAGCGCCATCGCAGGATTCTGTGAGCCAG GAGAGGCATTGGAAGCAACTGTGAAACGGGAAATTGCAGAGGAAGTCGGTCTAGAGGTTGAGGATGTTACTTTCTTCTCCTCTCAGCCTTGGGCCTTCCCATCCAGCACACTGATGTTAGGATGCCACGCCCATGTCAAGCAAGGAACGACAGATGAG GTAAATCTTGATGAGGCAGAGCTTGAAGGATCAAGATGGCTCCACCGAGATGAAGTCAAAGCAATTCTTAAAGAGAATACTCCAGGGCGAGGTGATGGCGTATGGTTCCCTCCATCCAGAGCTATAGCACACCATCTTCTAAAAAGTTGGGCATCTCAACAATAA